In the Lepidochelys kempii isolate rLepKem1 chromosome 3, rLepKem1.hap2, whole genome shotgun sequence genome, one interval contains:
- the RHOB gene encoding rho-related GTP-binding protein RhoB: MAAIRKKLVVVGDGACGKTCLLIVFSKDEFPEVYVPTVFENYVADIEVDGKQVELALWDTAGQEDYDRLRPLSYPDTDVILMCFSVDSPDSLENIPEKWVPEVKHFCPNVPIILVANKKDLRNDEHVRNELARMKQEPVRTEDGRAMAMRIQAYDYLECSAKTKEGVREVFETATRAALQKRYGAPSGCLNCCKVL; encoded by the coding sequence ATGGCCGCGATCCGCAAGaagctggtggtggtgggggacggGGCGTGCGGCAAGACCTGCCTGCTGATCGTCTTCAGCAAGGACGAGTTCCCCGAGGTCTACGTGCCCACCGTCTTCGAGAACTACGTGGCGGACATCGAGGTGGACGGCAAGCAAGTGGAGCTGGCCCTGTGGGACACGGCCGGCCAGGAGGACTACGACCGCCTGCGGCCCCTCTCCTACCCGGACACCGACGTGATCCTCATGTGCTTCTCGGTGGACAGCCCGGACTCGCTGGAGAACATCCCGGAGAAGTGGGTGCCCGAGGTCAAGCACTTCTGCCCCAACGTGCCCATCATCCTGGTGGCCAACAAGAAGGACCTGCGCAACGACGAGCACGTCCGCAACGAGCTGGCCCGCATGAAGCAGGAGCCCGTGCGCACCGAGGACGGGCGGGCCATGGCCATGCGCATCCAGGCCTACGACTACCTGGAGTGCTCGGCCAAGACCAAGGAAGGGGTCCGCGAGGTCTTCGAGACGGCCACCCGCGCCGCCCTGCAGAAGCGCTACGGGGCCCCGAGCGGCTGCCTCAACTGCTGCAAGGTGCTATAG
- the LOC140908553 gene encoding ras-like GTP-binding protein rhoA, which produces MAAVWKKLTVVGDVACGKTCLLHAFCKEEFPKCYEPTVFETYVNDTEVDGKSMKLMLFDVPGQRQGNYQHFRSLFYKGTNVILMCFSVDRPNSLQNILDIWIPEVRLFCPTAPIVLVATKKELRNDEGVLERLAKLEQEPIKTAEGKALAASIGAYAYLECSAKTKDGIERVLQIIGQAAIRDGKKRRKHRVFFRLFTCGQKQ; this is translated from the exons ATGGCTGCTGTTTGGAAAAAACTAACTGTCGTGGGAGATGTTGCCTGTGGCAAGACATGCCTCCTGCATGCCTTCTGCAAGGAAGAGTTTCCCAAATGCTATGAGCCAACAGTGTTTGAAACCTATGTCAATGACACCGAGGTTGATGGGAAGTCGATGAAGCTGATGCTCTTTGATGTACCAGGGCAGCGCCAAGGTAATTATCAGCACTTCCGTTCGTTGTTCTATAAAGGCACAAATGTCATTTTAATGTGCTTCTCAGTGGACAGGCCAAATTCACTGCAGAACATCCTTGACATTTGGATTCCAGAGGTCAGACTgttctgccccacagctcccattgttctGGTGGCTACCAAAAAAGAACTGAGGAACGATGAGGGTGTGCTGGAAAGACTTGCTAAATTGGAACAAGAGCCAATAAAGACGGCAGAAGGAAAGGCCTTGGCTGCTAGCATTGGGGCATATGCCTATCTGGAGTGCTCTGCAAAGACGAAAGATGGCATTGAGAGAGTCTTACAGATTATTGGTCAAGCTGCAATACGAGatggaaagaagagaagaaagcaTCGGGTGTTCTTCAGATTGTT CACTTGTGGACAGAAGCAATGA